CGAAGTTACTGGTCATATTGGTGAATGACATCAAAAAACGCTGAAAGCGTCCGCTGCCCATCTGATGCAGTGAATATCCGGCGACCAGCGCGATGAGCAGGCCATAGATGCTCGACCAGATGGAGATATCCAGCGACAGGCGAAATGCCTGCAAATAGAACGGCGAGGTCAGGATATCGGTGTAGTTATCCAGTCCCCAGCTTTCGTTCATGTCGCTCCAGAAGCTGTTGATGGCGATCCATAACAACGGTGCGAGCTGGAACGCCACCCAGAACAGGGCAAACGGCAGCAACAACAGCAGCGCGATGCTTTTACCCTTCATGACGCGGCTCCGCCAGCAGCTCACGGCACACCGGTTTGTCATGCTCAACGCCCAACAGGGTGCAGACGATGCCGCACAACTCGGTCTGTTGTGGTTGCAGATCCGGCTGTTTCGAAAAGCCTGCACCAAACACAAACAGCGGCACGTTGGTCTCCTCCGGCAGAATCCCACCGTGTGAGCGATCGTCGTTCATGCCATGGTCGGCGGTGACAATCACCTGATAACCCGCCGCCAGCCAGCCCGGCATCCAGTGCGACAGATACCCATCGGCCATGCGCGCGCGGTTGCGGTATTGCGGCGATGACAGGCTATGTTTATGCCCGGCATCGTCAATATTCATCGGGTGGATCAGCAGAAAGTCCGGGTCGTGACGCAGACGCAGGCTTTCCGCGTCTTCAAACAGGTGGGAATCCGGGTAGCCGTCGTCCCAGTAAAAGTGCCCGTATTGGATGGGCAGGTCAGGCGCGACCGTATGCCGGTCGCGCGCTGCGTTGAACGGGGTCTGATTATACAGCTCACTCACCCAGTGGTAGGCCGCAGCGGCGGTGGTTAAACCGGCGGCGCGGGCATAATGGAAGATGCTGCGCTCGTTGCTCAATCGGCTGACGCCATTATGAATAATGCCGCTGCGCACCGGCGGGATGCCGGTGAGAATGCATTCATACAGCGGACGCGACAGCGACGGCAGCTCGCAGGTCAGGGTGTAATATTGGCCATTGCCCTGCGCGCATTCGGCAAACAGGTAACCCATTGCATGCTGCGCCACCTGATTGCTCAGCCCATCCAGTACCACCAGGATTGTTTTCATCCCCTTCTCCTTACTGCTGCATATTGATGATCACGTTCTCCTGCCACAGACGCGGCAGTGCTTTTGACGATTTATCCCAGGCAGCCTGGTCTTTAATCGGACGGGCATTTTTATACTCAGATTCCGGCAGCAATTTGGCCTGCACGTCAGCTGGCAGCGTGAGGTATTTGGCACGAATCGGACGAGCGTAGCCTTTCGCCAGGTTAGTCTGACCGGCATCAGAGAAGATATATTCGCGTGCCAGTTTGGCGGCGTTCGGGTGCTTGGCGTATTTGTTGATGATGGTGCTGTAGCCGGACGTTACGGAACCGTCAGAAGGGATCACCACTTCATAGCGGCTTTTGTCGATCTGATCGCGGTAGTTCAGACCGTTGAAGTCCCACACCACTGCCAGCTGGATTTCGCCTTTCTCAATGTTGGCAATCACCGGATCGGTCACGCCCAGACGGCCTTGTTTGGCGAGGTCAGCAAAAAAGTTCAGTGCCGGTTTCAGGTTCTTCTCATCACCGCCCAGCGCGTAGTTGGCCGCCAGTACGCCGTTAGCCGCCTGAGCAGCTACGCCAACGTCACCGATAGTGACCACATACTTACCTTTTTTCAGATCGGCCCAACTATGCGGGATATCTTTGATCTGCTGTTTGTCGACGAGGAACGCGATGGTGCCGGTATAGGCCAGCATCCAGTTACCTTCTTTATCTTTTGCCCAGTCCGGCACCTGATCCCAGTGTGTCGGTTTGTAAGGCTGTGCCAGCCCCTTCGCGACGGCCACCGGTCCAAATGCGGCACCCACGTCACCGATATCGGCGCTGGCGTTCTCTTTCTCTGCGGCAAATTTCGCCAGCTCCTGCGCCGATGACATATCGGTATCGCTGTGTTTCAGGCCATATTTGCTGCTGATGTCATTCCAGGTATCTTTCCAGTTAGCCCAGCTATCTGGCATACCGACGCTGTTGATTTGACCTTCGCTGCGCGCGGCTTTTTCCAGCGCGGCGAGGTCGTTGTCGGCAGCCTGCGCGGCTGGCAACGCAAGCAGTACAGCACTGGCTACTACAGAGGCGATTAACGCTTTCATCTCAGTTGCTCCCGGTGTAAGTTGAGGGACATCTTGGTCTAGTCCAGCAAGAACCGAGCCAATGTAGCCTTTGCATATGAAGGTTTTATGACTGAGGCGGTAAAATGTGGTGTGGCGCGCTGATCCACATGTCATGCTGCGACGGAATCGTGCCACGGTAAGCGTGTCACCAGATTGTCATCGAACTGTCATAGTGCAGCTTCGCCCCAAAATGAGGCTTTAAAGATGTCGTCGAAAACGGCGGACGTAATCGCAGCCGCGCTGCACAGTCGTATTGATGCAGGAGAGTTCGCCAGCGGGCGCTTACCGGCTGAACGTAGCCTGAGCGAACAATATTCCACTACGCGCATCACCCTACGCGAAGCGCTGGGGTTGCTGGAAGCGCAGGGCGTTATTTATCGTGAACTGCGCCGTGGTTGGTTTCTCGCCCCGCCGAGACTGGTGTATAACCCGCTGCACCACAGCCATTTCCACGCCATGGCGGCCCAGCAAGGGCGTATCGCCAGCACCGAGGTGATTGAAGCGCGCAAGGCACCGGTGCAATCATCGGTGGCGCAGCAACTGCAACTGGCCGAAGGTGATGAGGTTTACCTGATTCGTCGTCTGCGCCGTATTGATGGGCGCGCCGTGTTGTATGTGGAGCACTATCTTAACCCACACTATTTTCCGGGCCTGCTCGACGAGGATCTCACTCGCTCTCTGACCGACCTCTATAACCAGCGTTATGGCATTCGTTACGGCGGCGCTCGATTTACCATTCTGCCGGGGCCATTACCGGCGCGTGCCGCGCCGGCATTGAATGTGGCCAGCGGTACCCCCGGATTATTGATCACCCGCACCAACCGTGATCAGCACAAACGCGTCATCGACTGTGACTGTGAATACTGGCGCTATGACGCGCTGTGCGTGGATGTCGATGTCTGACCATATTGTGATTTTGATCACACTACCGCATGATAGCGCCAGAGATAACTCGTTTTATTAAGGCGCAAAAATGACTGAAAAATCAGCGGCGGGGCAACTGATTGCCACGGCTCTGCAATGGGTGCTGAACCTCGGGTTGGTGATCCTGGCGATCATTCTGGTGGTGTTTCTTGGCAAGGAAACCATTCATCTGGCCAATGTGTTGTTTAGCACCGGCGAACAGGCATCATCATTTCTGCTGATCGAAGGGATTGTGATCTACTTTCTCTATTTCGAATTTATCGCGCTGATCGTGAAATATTTCCAGTCGGGCTATCATTTCCCACTGCGCTATTTCGTCTATATCGGCATCACCGCGATTATTCGGTTGATCATTGTCGACCACAAAAACCCGTTCGACACGCTGTGCTACTCGGCTGCCATTCTTATTCTGGTGGTGACGCTGTGGTTGGCGAACAGCAACAGATTGAAACGCGAGTAATTTCACGTTCGTA
The DNA window shown above is from Pantoea sp. At-9b and carries:
- a CDS encoding alkaline phosphatase family protein; this encodes MKTILVVLDGLSNQVAQHAMGYLFAECAQGNGQYYTLTCELPSLSRPLYECILTGIPPVRSGIIHNGVSRLSNERSIFHYARAAGLTTAAAAYHWVSELYNQTPFNAARDRHTVAPDLPIQYGHFYWDDGYPDSHLFEDAESLRLRHDPDFLLIHPMNIDDAGHKHSLSSPQYRNRARMADGYLSHWMPGWLAAGYQVIVTADHGMNDDRSHGGILPEETNVPLFVFGAGFSKQPDLQPQQTELCGIVCTLLGVEHDKPVCRELLAEPRHEG
- a CDS encoding ABC transporter substrate-binding protein: MKALIASVVASAVLLALPAAQAADNDLAALEKAARSEGQINSVGMPDSWANWKDTWNDISSKYGLKHSDTDMSSAQELAKFAAEKENASADIGDVGAAFGPVAVAKGLAQPYKPTHWDQVPDWAKDKEGNWMLAYTGTIAFLVDKQQIKDIPHSWADLKKGKYVVTIGDVGVAAQAANGVLAANYALGGDEKNLKPALNFFADLAKQGRLGVTDPVIANIEKGEIQLAVVWDFNGLNYRDQIDKSRYEVVIPSDGSVTSGYSTIINKYAKHPNAAKLAREYIFSDAGQTNLAKGYARPIRAKYLTLPADVQAKLLPESEYKNARPIKDQAAWDKSSKALPRLWQENVIINMQQ
- a CDS encoding UTRA domain-containing protein, with amino-acid sequence MSSKTADVIAAALHSRIDAGEFASGRLPAERSLSEQYSTTRITLREALGLLEAQGVIYRELRRGWFLAPPRLVYNPLHHSHFHAMAAQQGRIASTEVIEARKAPVQSSVAQQLQLAEGDEVYLIRRLRRIDGRAVLYVEHYLNPHYFPGLLDEDLTRSLTDLYNQRYGIRYGGARFTILPGPLPARAAPALNVASGTPGLLITRTNRDQHKRVIDCDCEYWRYDALCVDVDV
- the psiE gene encoding phosphate-starvation-inducible protein PsiE codes for the protein MTEKSAAGQLIATALQWVLNLGLVILAIILVVFLGKETIHLANVLFSTGEQASSFLLIEGIVIYFLYFEFIALIVKYFQSGYHFPLRYFVYIGITAIIRLIIVDHKNPFDTLCYSAAILILVVTLWLANSNRLKRE